From the genome of Candidatus Korarchaeota archaeon NZ13-K, one region includes:
- a CDS encoding DUF1610 domain-containing protein, with the protein MDREIFCTSCGRKVTYERGVVAFRCPNCGEAVIVRCGVCRKQSNEYTCPNCGFTGP; encoded by the coding sequence CTGGATCGGGAGATATTCTGCACCTCCTGCGGCAGGAAGGTGACGTACGAGAGGGGGGTGGTCGCATTTAGGTGCCCCAACTGCGGAGAAGCGGTGATAGTGAGGTGCGGTGTATGCAGGAAACAGTCCAATGAGTACACATGTCCGAACTGCGGTTTCACGGGCCCGTGA